The DNA segment GAGTTTTTAAGGCATCCACTTTATTATATAGTAGATTAACGATAGCTTCATCTACTGGTAAACCAAAAGGTCGATATCCAATTTTTACAAAAGCTTTCCATACTGTTTTAGGATCTTCACCCGGTTTCCAAAAAATTGGAAGTAATGTTCCGAAAGATATAATAAGGGCAGGACCTAGAGGGGAAGTAAAAGCTGATAACATAGTGCCCGCTACAATAATACCTGCACTAACTGCGGCAATTGTATCAGCACTCTCAAATGTTTCAAAACCCTCATCATACTGTTGATTCTGTTGACATATATTGAGCCAATCTTTGTAATTTGTATTATTTGTATAAGGGTATCTAGAATGATTACTGTTTTTGTTCGAAGGATAAGGTGATGCATGCGAATCAATAATTTCATATTTATTATTATTGTTATTGTGATTCATGAATAGTCCTCCAGTTTTTATTTAAATTTCTATGTTATATATATTTTGATAAAAGATTAACTATTCCTGAAAGGAATAAAAATATGGCTATAGGTTGTTTATAAAAGTTATATAAGAATTTATTTGTGAATATTATTTTATATTTAAAAAGATAGAATTATCAGTTGATTACATTGTAATAAAAATACTTTCGTTTGTTTTTGACAAGATCCTGAGAAAGTATCGGAAAAATTCCTAGCACTTATGTTAGGGATTTTTTATATGTTGATAGGAAAAAGAATCTTTTAGATTTCTTATAAAAGTAGCATAATGTAATTCTGAATAAGAAATCCAATCTCCAGATTCATGAGATCCAACAAATTCATTATACATGGGATGCCAAATAATTAAATAAGTGTGATGATGATACTGTATTTCATCAAATTGTCGTAATGCTACCCCAAATGGGTCTGTTATACCGATAGGTATAGCGCCTTGCATTAAAATTTCTTTGAATTGTTGCAAAAACATCCCTCCTTATAATGTGTCATGTATATATTTTCTAAATGTATAAGGATTCCTGCAAATAAGAAAAAAAGAAAAAATAAGATGTCTGTCAACGGTAAGCGGACCAAAGGGAGCATTAAGGAGTTGACAGACGCACTACACCAAGACCCTCTAGGGTTGTCAAAACGAATACGTTTTGGCCTGCCAACCGGGGAGGGAGCCCCTCAAGGATTGAGGGGTTGGGGAGTTGGATTGATGGGGTCAAGGGGAAGATTTCCCCTTGTGGGGTGTGGGGCAAAGCCCCAGGGATTTTATCACGCTATAGCGTGATTTGGCGAAGCCAACAAGGTCTCGCAGAGCCCACACCAAATTGTGTTTGGTATAGTGGGCTATACCAAAACTTTGGATTCGCTCTTTCGATATGTTATGATAATCTCAAAAGTAGTCCTCTTACTGAAGACAATTGTGAGGGAAAAACATGAATAAATTCGCAATCATTCACATGCAGAAATTTCAAATTTCTGATGTGCAAGGAATTCAAAAACATAATCAGAGACAAGGAAAAAGTAAATCAAATTTAGACATCGATTATTCGAAAAGTGAACAGAATTATGATTTGTTAAATCAACAAAAAATTAGATATGAAAGCACAATTAAACAAGAGATCAGTGAGAGAGTAAAACGAAAGCCTCGAGCAAATTCTGTTGTACTTTCTGAATTTGTAGTAACAGCTTCACCTGATTACATACATTTATTAAGTTTAGAAGAACAGAAACGTTATTTTGAGAGTTCACTAGATTTTATTCAAAAGCGTTATGGCAAACAAAACACGTTGTATGCGATGGTTCATATGGATGAAGCAACACCACATATGCATATTGGTGTCATGCCAATTACAGAAGACAATCGTTTGTCCGCGAAAGATATGTTTACGAGAAAAGAATTGACATCTTTGCAACAGGATTTCCCGATGGAAATGCGGGAAAAAGGCTTTGATGTAGAACGAGGTGAAGGTTCAGAGAAAAAACATTTATCGCCTCAAGCCTTTAAGGAAAAACAAGATTTACAAGTAGAATTGGAACAGCTAGGAAATGTAAAAAAGCATTTAGAAACAAAAGTAGTGGAAACGCATAATCAATTACAAAAAACTACAAACTACATCGAAAAACAGAATGAAAACGTTACAAAAAATTCAGCAACAATTTTTAAATTTAGATAAAAAAATAAAAGAAAAGAAACAAGAATTTGAAACGTTTCGAAACCAAGTTCCGGATAAGCCAGTATCACTGTCTTATTTGCGAGAAGAAACAAAAACAGAAGTAACAACAAAACTGTTTGGAAAACCAGAAATTACAGAGAAGAAAACAGGAAATATCGTGGTTACACGTGAGCAATGGAGAGATATGACAGAAAAAGTAAATGCAACGGTTATTATAAAGAGCGATTATGAACGTTTGCAAAAAACGGATCTTGTAAAAGAAAACAAACAATTACATGAGGCAGTCGATGAATTATGCGATTCACTTCAAGATTCCCAAAAGAGAAATTTAAAGTTACAAGAGGAAAAGAAACAATTAAGTACAGAAATAAGCTCGTTAAAGGCTCATATAAGAGACTTGCAGATTAATATAAAAGTTTTATATCAACAGACGAAAAAAGTCTTTAAAGAGCAATTTAAGGCGTTTAGAGGGCTTATTAAAAATGAGTTGGATATGAAGGGTATAGATAA comes from the Bacillus thuringiensis genome and includes:
- the mobV gene encoding MobV family relaxase, with product MNKFAIIHMQKFQISDVQGIQKHNQRQGKSKSNLDIDYSKSEQNYDLLNQQKIRYESTIKQEISERVKRKPRANSVVLSEFVVTASPDYIHLLSLEEQKRYFESSLDFIQKRYGKQNTLYAMVHMDEATPHMHIGVMPITEDNRLSAKDMFTRKELTSLQQDFPMEMREKGFDVERGEGSEKKHLSPQAFKEKQDLQVELEQLGNVKKHLETKVVETHNQLQKTTNYIEKQNENVTKNSATIFKFR
- a CDS encoding recombinase, encoding MKTLQKIQQQFLNLDKKIKEKKQEFETFRNQVPDKPVSLSYLREETKTEVTTKLFGKPEITEKKTGNIVVTREQWRDMTEKVNATVIIKSDYERLQKTDLVKENKQLHEAVDELCDSLQDSQKRNLKLQEEKKQLSTEISSLKAHIRDLQINIKVLYQQTKKVFKEQFKAFRGLIKNELDMKGIDNQFEREHTREMKSKQKGYDMER